A stretch of Aedes aegypti strain LVP_AGWG chromosome 2, AaegL5.0 Primary Assembly, whole genome shotgun sequence DNA encodes these proteins:
- the LOC5577109 gene encoding uncharacterized protein LOC5577109: MHFEEVICTTESPEQLGHAYMEVDEESALCSNRGSPTEKLSPELSDEQPLRRKIPIIRKPGEVVTPVPIQLGHNPNANPLSNVQVSPLSSSSYQISTPRSIIKARMKPEWNKIEAPCKTLSQTSNRRARNQTLLRTKPIESITLTENMSESVPTLQNPPQTQMDRIEQKMDEILNRLERHEATFQQMQSDITELRAELKTSVMNLSDHYGKQVVGSNTPAKRKRIVVFPVADDEYFLQLEKLVETDEEVQDDLAALYRTAPTKSAYDFMRHNVNSLFKNCSKYTWTGKPSNSNPNSLPCNSAYNLALVAHLLSCASEVFPFVSRDSISKDFRRALDNFNDVMKRKKQAEKLQLSNVTLEVKTTTDDECRAGSDLGS; this comes from the exons ATGCATTTCGAAGAAGTTATATGCACCACCGAAAGTCCAGAACAGCTGGGGCATGCATACATGGAAGTGGATGAAGAATCCGCACTTTGCTCCA ATAGGGGCTCTCCAACTGAAAAGCTTAGTCCAGAACTCAGTGATGAACAGCCACTCAGAAGAAAAATTCCCATAATTCGGAAACCAGGGGAAGTTGTTACCCCGGTTCCAATACAACTTGGTCATAATCCGAATGCAAATCCGCTGAGCAACGTGCAAG TATCCCCTTTATCATCGTCTAGTTATCAAATATCAACTCCGCGATCAATCATAAAGGCACGCATGAAACCCGAATGGAATAAAATCGAAGCTCCCTGTAAAACATTGTCACAGACATCAAACCGGAGAGCAAGGAACCAAACTCTGCTAAGAACTAAGCCTATAGAAAGCATTACCTTAACTGAAAATATGTCGGAAAGCGTGCCTACCTTACAGAACCCGCCACAAACGCAAATGGATCGCATAGAGCAGAAAATGGACGAAATATTGAACAGGCTCGAGCGACACGAAGCCACGTTTCAACAAATGCAAAGCGATATTACAGAGCTTAGGGCCGAATTGAAGACGTCGGTCATGAACCTTAGCGATCATTATGGAAAACAGGTGGTAGGCTCAAATACGCCTGCGAAACGGAAACGTATCGTGGTATTCCCAGTAGCAGATGATGAGTATTTTCTTCAACTTGAAAAGCTTGTCGAAACAGATGAAGAAGTTCAAGACGATTTGGCAGCTCTTTACAGGACAGCGCCGACCAAAAGTGCGTACGATTTTATGCGCCACAACGTCAATTCCCTGTTCAAGAATTGCTCAAAATACACCTGGACGGGTAAACCTTCCAATTCAAACCCCAATTCACTGCCCTGCAACTCGGCATACAACCTTGCGCTGGTGGCCCATTTACTCAGCTGTGCATCTGAAGTTTTCCCTTTCGTCAGTAGAGATAgtatttccaaagatttccgACGCGCTCTGGACAATTTTAACGATGTGATGAAGCGGAAGAAGCAAGCAGAGAAATTACAGTTAAGCAATGTTACTTTAGAGGTCAAAACGACAACTGATGACGaatgcagggctggtagtgatTTGGGGTCTTGA
- the LOC5577108 gene encoding uncharacterized protein LOC5577108, which produces METEAATLEIEEVILNDNQTGYGEAEYLHDASLSAPAANIKIKMNLPMGVAVKRSSSPSIGNGRQETPQVARKVPIIRKPGEVVTPNRKLSGVVKVSPSTVQAPTLVRPKVEWSRVPAPGLKTPLSSFTITSINSGVQQNVDDNGMDPYTQEDDGPQDPDEEEQQYDYDTLEASGSADITSIDSRLTRIEQLLERIVAKQGQHDAALKALKFNISDLRADMRSTVKTTKPKDSASNDISFRPIPVKRDRKRLVVFPVADDNYLLRLDDLLKADEEIRTDLIALFGEAPTNSAYEFLRKNVQLLFAHTSKYTWTGKLIHHLPNIPASNPANKLAIVDLLISCGCDKFPHMGRDAVEKEFRRSLANFNESRVVRLKRQMEKPTAETMDEGENSMGQN; this is translated from the exons ATGGAAACTGAGGCTGCCACGCTAGAGATAGAAGAAGTAATTCTGAACGATAACCAAACCGGTTATGGCGAGGCGGAATACTTACATGATGCATCCTTATCAGCACCAG CGGCCAAcatcaaaatcaaaatgaaCCTACCGATGGGAGTAGCTGTGAAACGGTCATCTTCCCCGTCGATCGGAAATGGCAGGCAAGAAACTCCGCAAGTCGCGCGAAAGGTACCAATCATACGGAAGCCCGGCGAAGTGGTCACTCCAAACAGGAAGCTCAGCGGAGTCGTTAAAG TGTCCCCTTCTACAGTGCAAGCTCCGACGCTTGTTCGACCAAAAGTTGAATGGTCCAGAGTCCCGGCGCCGGGTTTGAAAACTCCGCTCTCCTCCTTCACGATAACTTCAATCAACAGCGGGGTGCAACAGAACGTTGACGACAATGGGATGGATCCATATACGCAGGAGGACGACGGACCGCAAGATCCGGATGAAGAGGAACAGCAGTATGACTACGACACTTTGGAGGCCTCGGGGAGTGCTGACATAACATCCATCGATAGCAGGTTAACTCGGATAGAGCAATTGCTGGAAAGGATCGTGGCCAAACAGGGACAACATGACGCAGCTTTGAAGGCATTGAAGTTCAACATCTCAGATCTACGAGCCGACATGAGAAGCACTGTTAAAACAACTAAACCGAAAGATAGCGCCAGCAACGATATCAGCTTTCGGCCGATTCCAGTCAAAAGAGACCGAAAGAGGCTGGTGGTGTTCCCCGTGGCCGATGACAATTATCTCCTTCGATTGGATGATCTGCTCAAGGCTGATGAAGAAATTCGAACAGATTTGATAGCATTGTTCGGGGAGGCTCCAACGAATAGCGCGTACGAATTTCTACGTAAAAACGTCCAGTTGCTGTTTGCACACACTTCCAAGTACACCTGGACCGGTAAATTGATACACCACCTGCCGAACATACCGGCTTCCAATCCGGCCAATAAGTTGGCCATCGTAGATTTGCTGATTTCGTGTGGATGTGACAAATTTCCCCACATGGGAAGGGACGCCGTTGAGAAGGAGTTTCGGAGATCACTAGCCAATTTCAATGAATCTCGGGTGGTTCGGTTGAAACGGCAAATGGAAAAACCCACGGCGGAGACGATGGATGAAGGGGAAAATTCAATGGGACAAAACTAG
- the LOC5577105 gene encoding protein seele, whose protein sequence is MKTETLYLLAALGTLMLATVVSGQHPAARPINPKEVKCLVCKATMNEMELAVSKVDPKKKIDVGDYRLDATGDSKKKKTILYAKSEMYLTELMESICDRMDDYAKARYKKNGRPVVLKMMTETGMNPEMSEVDFVQEGDLNKSLKHLCLEVVEDHEEDILKMFQQEDVVKDTDIRLCSQVANICNEQPIEDDYEYEGEEERDEL, encoded by the coding sequence ATGAAGACTGAAACGCTCTACCTCTTGGCCGCCTTGGGGACGCTAATGTTGGCAACTGTGGTCTCGGGTCAACACCCGGCAGCCCGGCCAATCAACCCGAAGGAGGTCAAGTGTCTGGTCTGCAAAGCCACCATGAACGAAATGGAATTGGCCGTGTCCAAAGTGGACCCCAAGAAGAAAATTGACGTCGGAGATTACCGCCTAGATGCCACCGgagattccaagaagaagaaaaccatCCTCTACGCCAAGTCGGAGATGTACCTGACGGAATTGATGGAATCAATTTGTGACCGGATGGACGACTATGCCAAGGCCCGCTACAAGAAGAACGGCCGCCCGGTGGTGCTGAAAATGATGACCGAAACCGGCATGAATCCGGAAATGTCCGAAGTGGACTTTGTACAGGAGGGAGATTTGAACAAGAGCTTGAAGCACCTGTGTCTGGAAGTGGTCGAGGACCATGAGGAGGACATTTTGAAGATGTTCCAACAGGAGGATGTGGTCAAGGATACGGACATCAGGTTGTGCTCGCAAGTGGCCAACATTTGCAACGAGCAGCCAATTGAGGACGATTACGAGTACGAAGGAGAAGAGGAACGGGACGAGCTGTAG